The stretch of DNA TCATTATGGGCGCTCTAAGATTAGGTGAGTGTATCTATTTATCTATCTATTATCTGTGTCTGGTTTTGTGTGATCTCATTGCTAAATTGAATCAAGTGTCACTGCCGTGTTTTGCTCTGATGTTCATCCCTTTCCCCCATGAACTTGAGGCAcaaccgaaacgaaaccaatTGAGCTGTACGTCAATTTATTAAGTTATATGATAATTCATATGCGGTTTGAATGCGATTAGCACCATTTAGCAGCCAATTAGCACCTTCTTTAGGTGAAGATTGCAATGTTTGTTCCCCCATTGAAGTCACAACACATTGAGGTCCACAGAGACACTGTTTTGATATGATTCAGATCCAGCTCCATtgtcacattttttttgtatatttaatagaTTAGAtacaacatttaattatttgatCTTGGGTCATGGGGCAGGAAGATTCATTTATATTCAAGGAACCAGTCACAAAAATTAGTTTACATTCTATTTGACtcttaattgattttatttttgagagTATAAATTATCAACATTAATtaagacaatttttttttttattctatCATTTCTGGATTAGttgttattaatattttatctattttttattaaattttttgttatttgttatttttattatacatttcaatctttgaatatttattagagtttcttttattttttttaaatctaattttaaatttcttttttaaatgtttttttttgcatccaattttaaatttattctcttgttttttaattttttttgcaaaatttagttttacatttctttgtttttttttttttatattatttaatttttatttaatttattttttataatttttcttaCAGGTTTCATCTTTGAATTCATCTCCATGCCTGTGATAAAAGCCTTCTCCTCAGCCACTGCCATTTTGGTGATTGAATCACAGCTGAAAGTATTGCTGGGCATCAAGTACTTAGTGGCGGGTCTCTTAAGCTCCGTCACTACCCTCAGTTCTCGCATAGACGAATCGAATATGGCTGATCTCATTATGGGCATTTGTGCTATAGTTTTTTTGCTGTTACTCGAGGTTTGTGCATAAAGTAACCCATCCTTCAGCTGCCTAAACATTTATCTCTCTACCTTTTCTAGCTACTTGAACGCGTGGCTCGCAATGAAAATCATGGCAAAGTTCTAAGAATCTGCTGCCGCTATTTATCCACCTCTAGGAATACTCTCATCGTTCTCATAGCCGGCATTGTCACCTATATTTGGCTGCAAGAAACGGGCCAAGTGCCCTATGCTCTCAGCCAGAATGCTTTGGCCACTTTGCccaactttacgattcccagtCTGGAGATTGAAACGCCCGCACGGAACTACACTTTCTGGGAGATCTTAAAGGAGCTTAATATGGGCATTATAGTCATACCGATTGTGGGCATACTCACGAATATATCAATTGGAAAGTTGAGTGAGTGAATTCTAGTGTCTAGACATCGCTTGGCACTCGAATCTTAAGGTCTTAAAGTGTATTTCGAAAGTAAACAAAGAGAGCAACATTTGGGTAATTAAGAGATAGCAAAGTGTGATAGAGAAAATCTAAAATCCAATGAATATTCTTCATCTTTCAATACAATATAGTCCAGGGGCCGAACATCATTTTCGCATACAAATATTGAACTTTAAACCCTGCAGTAAATTTCCGTAAATTCTTAAATCCAATCCCTCTTCCAGCACCCAAAGGCCTGGTGGACACCAATCAAGAGCTGCTCACCGTGGGACTCTGCAACATGTTTGGTTCCTGTGTCCAAGCCATGCCCTCATCGGGCGCCTTTACACGCTATGCCATAAGCACGGCCTGTGGCCTCAAAACCCCAATGGCAAATCTCTATTTGGGTAAGCCACAAAGAGTGGACACATAATTGCAGCAGAAACCTGATACCCTCTTGTCCACCTTTAGGTATCAtagtgctgctggctctgAGCTATCTCAGTCCGTACTTTAATTTCATACCGGAAGCCACACTGGCGGCCATACTGATATGCTCGATAATCACACTGCTGGACTTtaagctgccgctgcggctgtggcGTGACTCGAAGCGTGACTTTGCCACCTGGCTGctgtgcttctgtgtgtgtgtgctgttcgGGGTGGAAGTGGGTCTGTTTGTTAGCATTGTGGTGACAGCTTTGCATCTGCTGTTCCTCTGGGCACGTCCCGAGGTGCGTGTAAAGATTGAGGAGCTCGACGAGATGCAGTATATCCGCGTGACGCCCGGCAATGGCATCTACTTTCCGGCCATCAATTACCTGCGGGAACGTGTCCTCAAGGCGTGCACACAAGCGGATTTCGGCATCACTGTTGTCATCGATGGACATCGCATAACGGGTCTGGATTACACCGCCGCTCAGGGCATATCGAAGCTATCGAGTGATCTGTGCCGTCAGGCGGATGCAGCCAGCTCGACTCTCTTGATTTTGTATAGATTCCCCGAACACCTCAAGCGTTTGATCGATCACACGGAGAATCTAGTGTTTTGTGAGACGGAGGACAAGGTCAGGGAGTTCTTGACGCAGGAATCACTGCGTAATGGTTATATCAATCTCAAGGAGCACATACGAGCATCCATAGATTTGGGCTATAAAATAGACATCGATTAGGGCAAATTTCCAGCCCTTTCGCTCCTCTTTGACTCCTCTTTAGTTAGTcgtttgtattatttatttaagtttacTTGGAGCTGGAGAAATTGTCGTCTGgcaataaatggaaataaaaagtgaaagaaaagtgGAACAAATGCCTTGATGGGGCAGCAATTTATAAAATCCCGCAGCCACAGCGCGACCTCTGCTGCtctcaaagagagagagagagagagatggcaacACAAAAGTgtgaaagagatggagaacGTGCAAGCAAGAGCGAGACAGTTATATAGATGCGGTGCCGCTGGCGACGCCGTCAATGATTGCCCAGCTAATGGATTTCTGTTTACTTTTTCACTTAGTTCCGGACGCCaaaagaggaaagagaaaaatagGCAAAAGCGTGGAGAAAGTAGAGGGGAGCAAACGCTGTGGAAAATAACGCAAAAGAaattagagagagagaaaaaagcgaaagctTCTGAGCCAACTATACAGCCTCCCGCTCCCCCTCAGCCCAACCAAAAggtaaaaaaaggaaaaaaaaaccatagaAAACTGCAagaaattaaactaaaatcCTAGCCGTAAAGTAGATCAAACGCAGTGAAAACAAAGTGAAggaataattgaaattttctaACGAGCACATCGAATAGAGAATACTCTTTGCTGTATAAGAAATTGTGTAAAAATTGCAAGACAAATTTATAGAActttttacttaattttttgTAGAAGATAAATAAGTTTGTACCACAATTTCTGGCTTAAGTTTTagcttaaacatttttttgggcttattttattgtttttaacccaaaatttctataaaaatatgttctttttgtggaaattaattataatttgctgaaaatttaataaatgtttcaaATATTAAGAGAAAACCTTTACATTTCTTACCATAAGCAGCCTCTTGGCCACTCGATTGCTCTCTGACGCTATCCCTAAGACACAAAATGAGTTAATTTTATAACGTTGACCAAAACTAACTGAACGTTTTATTTCAGCTTGTGTCCCCCAATTTTTGGTAGAGtattaaaaaagaaatcaagAAAAACCGGGGCAAAAGCGAGTTAATTACGTAAGGttaagaaaaaagagagagagtgagaggcagAAAGAATAGTTAGAGCAGAACCTACAAACCGTTGGATCTAAGTAGATTTCAAGCACTTGAGGCGTTGTAAATGAAATGCGACGGTAGGTGCTGGTGCCTGGGCTACCCTTAAACTTTTTCTAAACCTCGAAGCTCCTGGCCATACCCTTATCCCTGCCATTCCCTACACTCACCACccacagctgccgctgctgctgttgttgattgCATTGGCAAACGAAGTGAGCagatttaatgaaatttaaagcGCTGTCCAGCTCTTGTCCAAAGGATAAGCGCCAGCGACagccagcgagagagcaacTGCAAGAGAAATGCAAGGGATAATGCGGTCAGCCGAATGCAGATTGGACTTCAGATGCAAATTTTCGCCGATCCGCCCCCACTCCACCCACTGGTAATTATTTCAATGGACTCTATTTGCGTAGCTTTTCAACTGCTCCCTGTCGTCCTCGGCCCTGTCTGTCGATTTTTCCGCATTGTTAAGCTAATGAGGATTTTCAGaggccaaaaaataaaaggaaaatcccCGTAAAAcgaaagagcagcaaagaagTAAAACTATAATTAATATGCTAATATATCGATAGCGGGGAAAATCACTTAATGGTTAgcaccccaaaaaaataaagggaaaggaaaacCAATATCAATCGGGCCATATCACATGTCCAGGGgaccacaaaaaccaaatatcaTTCAAATTGCGGTTCATGCAATcaaattttcacacacaaaataacaaaaaaggcacacccacacacagacagacaaaatgATCAAAAGTGCATGGAGACGAGACGAGTATGTTGCACATTCATTTTGCGGCTAGTCCGGGATCAAACAAAACTTGttgacacacaaaagccaatgaaaaacccaaaaaacccCACAGCCAGCTATAACCCAAAAACAAGCCAAAACCGCACTTTACTCGCCCAATATATTCGcttcctctgtctgtctctgtttaTTGCTAAATATGCATTAATTTTATGCaccttttttatattttctatttccTGCCGCATAAAATTGCATACCGGATAAAATGGTGGCTGCACTATATGTAGTTAGTGGTATTATTTGTAGTTTATATCCAGCCtaataacatttattttacaCATTCACATGCGGTTAGCCgggctacaaaaaaaagaaccccTTTGATGCTTTTGTGCTCCTTTGACTGCATTATTTTTTATCAACATTTTAGTTGAGGCAAAAAACTATCCAACTTCTTTGTTCAAATTCCTGAATGGCAATACATGTCTGAGCTTTGGTCTGGCCAGCAAATTGATTCTTTGTTAGATGTTATCAATGCAGACTGGGTGTATTATATACGTTAAGGGGAGAATAATAGTGGCGGAAATGTAGAACAAAAGTAGCTgctaataaattataaaagcCAATGCtggaaaatttgtttattttagtttatatTCGTGGAGAGGTTAAGCTTTTGATTTAACCTCCAGTGTGCTTCGTGCATGGTGTTGGAGTTTGTCATAATAATAGAGAAGGATTCACTATAGTTTAAGTaggcaaaaaatataaacactCTTAGGCTCCTGTTGTGTCTATTAGAATGCTAGGATTTTGAGAGGAAAACGCAATTTTAGCTATTAAAAACACAGGCAACTTATAGAATCCTCTATAAAGgtgcttaaataaattaatctCTGACTTTCTGCGTTTATTTTAgacataaaaatgcattattttGATTCAAAATGAAGCTAAAATTGTGGTATattttttcacacaaattcATCATTTATTTCTCCTATTTACATAGTCGAAACCTAGCTGTTAAAACTTGttaaaattgtataatttatattaaacTTTAAGTTATTTTgctattaaaaaaatatttattttatattttgaacATACAAAAATCCTATTATTTTGACCACTTCTGTAcacattttatatattttttgagcCCATTTCCCATGCattcaaagccaaagaaaaacagaaacacataCCACATGGTAACGTACAACCGacagaaaaataatacaaattaaattttcatatgAATTATATTGCTGGTCACGTAGGCTGAATAAGGGAGGAGGGGGCGGCGGAATGCCAGGAGTGGGTATCAGTTGCGGGGAAATTACAGCACTGAGCATGGGAAAATGTGTGGGGAGTgcgagctgctggctgggagctgctgtgtgggtgtgagtgtcAGATGGGAATTGACCATTGATAGGTATTATGTGACTGGCTGACCAAAAGGACAGGGCTGACcaaaatttcatttcctcTTCCTGAATGCCACCCAcaactgcctgcctgcctgatacaccaccaccaccagctaCCGCTCTCAACAGAATTTTCCTGCTTTGccaaaccagcagcaacttAATTGCTTCGCCTACGTCAATGCGACAAAACGGCAAAAGACATAATTAATAGCAGCCCCGAATTGGAGGGGGAGGGCCTGAGGAGACGCTGGTCTCATTTATCGATTTTCAACGAGCAAGACCCCAAGCCGAAGCTCCTAAATAACATTTTCCCCGGCCAATGTCAATTGGCCTTTGGCCATAAAGCGTTTTAATATGCGCTAAAGTAGTCAAAGTACACCGACggcgacagacagagagagccgcgtgtttgcttgtttaaattgtttaaaatgtcAACTTGATTGCCGCCTAATTAAATGCCAGAAATCCTtaaagacaacaaaagcaacagcaaagtaGGACTAATGCTGAGGGTAGTCCTTGGCGGTGGGGTAGGAGTTCCAAAAACTGTGGGCAGACCTGCAAGGAGAGcgaaataaacagaaaactttCAAGAAATTGAGGGAAGTTTCGTTTGCCGAAGCTGTGCATACCCTGGAATGTTGATTGAGTGCTTCAATTTCAgcgaaaaatattaatttgcagcTCTCAAACCTCTTGGATTTATTACTGattattttttatacttttttcgaattaaataaataaaagatttaaTCTTTAAAGAGCCACAAATTAATCCTTTATCTCACAATGTCCTTTTTGGCAGTGTATATTCCTCGTAATTAACAATTTGTTCCTCCCAATTGAAAGCAATGTCATTGAGAcagacaaaacaacaaaagagagccAGAGGCAAAAGACGTTTTGGGGGCAACTACAGTTCAGGGGCAAAGCTGTTTATAGTAAATCTGTGGAGTGGAGGGAAGGGCAGCTGGTTGTCCTTAGTTAGTGCCAAAAAACATGGCTTAAAGGGTTTCGTTTACGTCTGCAGACAAGCAAACCAATCAAGTGCCTGCGGGCACTGTGTGGGGATAgggaaaaacatttaatttcaattacaaatcaATTTATGTTCAAGGCAAATCAAGGCATACACTTTTGATTGATACGATGGGGGAGTAAAAAGCTAAGGGAATGGTTGGTTATTTTATTCTTAAGGGTTGGCAGTGGATTGTGGAAGATTTTGCCCCAAGAAACACTTAAACATCTGAAAATTCACTTTAAAATggagacagagaaaaaacGTTTAAAATGAACTTTAAATAGATTTTATGAAGGAGTGAAAatggtaaaaataaattatttttacgtacattaatattaaaacattttatgtataattatttaatttttaaaatcgatttttttcaatttttaatttaatatttgcattttaaattgctatattttcataattggattaaatattatttaaattttttattaataaaatatggaccatgtgaaaaaaacttttcaatacatttatatttaaataaaagtgaatattatttatttttaaaactatgtttttatttaaaacaagaaaaaaaggagctaCAGCTACTTTTTCTTGCAAATTTACACTCTTCCATGCGAGTATATTTACGATAATCCTTTCTACAATTCTACCTCCACTCGCACTCCCCTCAATCCTTTCTTAAAAATCAACTTccccaaaaaacacaattcaaaattcaattaatccGATTTCCAACTGAAATGACCTCAACAAAAtcctttcaatttgtttgggCAACATGCGCAAACACAGCAAATTTTTCCTGCCTATTGATAAGgcacttaattaaatgcaaacacacagttctttgctggctctgctccGCAAGGGCCaataaatttttgcaatttcatttgagCTTGCACTTCAATTAGAAGTGAGTCGAGAGCACAGGCCCATCCTCCACACACTCAATCATCAATCAGAGAGAGGGAACgagcaagagcgagcgagagaagCAATCAAAATCGTTTGGCAACACTTGAGAGCACACGGCCTACCATCTGCCACATAatgcggcagcaacaaaatgtgaaatgcaacagcaacagcttgAAGTGATTGCACTTGAGTTCTGagtttgagtttcagtttAGAGGGAATTCACTTGAAAACAGAAGTGCGGCAATCAAAATATGccctaaaaaataaaagtaaatgcCTGGATTTACACAGATATATGGAGCacacacttttgtgtgtgtctttaaGATACGACTGCTGTAACAGGCACTCCTACGTGTGGCATacgcaatgtgtgtgtgcggtttaATGGCACCCAGCTGTGGTCGAGCGGCTTTACGACTGCTGGCTGCAACATCTgtcataaattgtttttttcttctccttatttttcttttgtggcttttgcaaACTTAAAGCCCGGATAGAGAGCCAAAAGTTAAACGTACATCAAAAGCCAACTAATTTGGCTGTAAAAATAACATTAAATCACATtcaagcgcacacacacacacacacacattcaaggAGTATCTGCTCGTGCTTGTCTGTATCTATAGATAGTTGCAAAATCAAATACCCATACGATGCGATACGAGTATTGGGGTTGCACTGAAGGTAACCGCTGAGGTGGCTATGCAGGCAGGACACTCTCCCCTCTTCCTTTCCCCCTCCATCAGGATCTGGTCTTTAAGCTTATGTTGCACTTGACTGAGTTTTATGCTTTGATGCtcaatgattttattattaaaagcaACTTGTCCCGGGCCAGGGATTCGCCCATGCCCACGCCCCCACCCCCCACGCATCTCTCAACTGAGGGTTTTTCGCCCTCTCTTCCTTTTGGGTTCGTTTTTTCATGCCAGGTATGCTGTAGGGTGGCAGggtttattgtgtttttgcatCGATTAGACCACGATGCAGATTTTTACAAGGGAAGGAAAATtactaataaataaaaaataaaataaaaatgttacagataaataaataaaagcggaaattaaaactttttaaataaataaataaaaaataaattaaacctTTTTattagaaaaatataaaactaaaacaaaatgtttaaaaagaaataaataaaccctaaaatacaacaaaatcaacaaagttaaaaggaaaattaattcaaatgaaatacaaaaaactaatatttaatattttacttagtaatataatttaattgaaactttttaattttttaattgtaagGTCATAAAAATCCTATTAGAAATAATTTTTTCTTGTGGCTAATTTGAATCAAATTACAAGTTTgggaaaataataaataaatattaataaaataaataatatgttCTCTGCCGTATTTGTCTAACTTTTCTTCAAACtttaatacaattattttagtTAATTTCCTACTTACTGGTCATCATTTAGTCTAAACTTTGATTCTTCCATTGTTACTTATTTCCACTCTCTTTTTTCGGTGGGGGGATTGCCCACAGTCCACCCTCCACTTTTTGTGGAGTAAAATTGCTGCTTCTATGGTCTAGCGTCTAGAGTCTAGACGCTGCAAAATTGCCAATGGCTTCTGGCTTTGGTCCCCTGacttttgccgctgctccgctgctctGGGTGGTGCTTCCACTTTCAGCTTCACCTTGGGAGTCGCTTAGCTGTCTAAATATGTCACTTGAATTTGATGACGGCCACTTggaagcaaagaaaagccagCCCATCCCCAGCCCCCCCTGtctatccacacacacacatacgattAAGTTTCTCCcctcgttttttgtgtgtttcctgtgtcctgtgtgtgttccccGTGTTTTCTTAAAATATTAGTTCCCTTTTTCTCCCTTtactggttttttttttgtgctttgttttgtgttctatggagaaattgttttgctgctttttattgtcatctttgttatttgttatgGCTcaccccccaccacaccacagcccACGTCATGCCACACACGCCGCGTGTGTGCCCCGTttccgtatctgtatctgttatTTGCTTTCGACTTCAGTTACTGAGCGAGTGAGTAGTACGTACCTAAGGCCAAGAGCAAAAGTTGTCATGAATAATGAAAAAGCAACGTGAATATATTTCCTTAGGTGGGTGCAGCGGGtgggggtgtggtgtggtggtgtgAGCGGCAGCAATAGATTTCAGAATACACAGAGGAAAGATATTGTCATAAGGGGGGAAAGGAATCTTGTGATATTCGAAGAactgtaattaaaaaaaagagtgcTTAATgcttaaaaaacaaaaggaagtgAGAGAAAGGGTACGAGTGGGGGCTTCGAAATTGCAGAAAAATTATGTGAGaagagtaaaaataaataataaataataaaaaataaaaaaaatttaatgttaaaatagaaaaaattaaaaaaaaaatgtttaataaacaaaattaaaagaaaaattcaaatggTTAATATAACgaaaaagtttaaatttaagcatacataatttttaatacTTAGCTCTGGGAAAAAGCAagggaaaaaaaattaaattagtatacaaaaataaatgacatAAATAAAGAACACAAATGCCTAATTCtcattattttttaatgcctTAATTATTTGTATCAACGGAAATTTCACCTGAAAGCTCTAAGTTCTCCGTATTTGTATCTTTTCCTACCGAAAATATATTACTACCTCAGCCTCTCCTTTGACTATGATTACTGATATATTTTCAGAGTATTCTTAAACATATGCCACTGCCAAAAACTATCACTATTTCTTTCAGTGTTTCAAAACCCAAGCCTCATCCTCAGCAGGTTGCCAATTGCTAATTCACTCAACAGAGAGACTCTCAACACTAGAGGAGCAGTCTGCCAGAGGTCTTCCCCCCCAATTCCAGAGTCCCAAAGTCTAGTTTTTTAGCCCCGTGCCTTTGTCTGATGCCAAGTCATCTCcagccagccccagtcccCCCCAGAGAGTTTTCTTCAACGTTGGTGACTTcctttttgtatctttttttctgttttatgtaGAGTCACGTCAACTCCAAGTCCCTTTCTTGGGTTCCAACTGTTTGCTTTGGAAATTCCTTTGCCCAGTCGTTGAGAAAATCGAAATcaagcaaagcagcaaataaacattcaataaggcaaaagcaaaagcaaaagcaacagcagcagcagcagccagcaaaaaaaaaagtgtcaaTCTGGGAGAAGGCAAACCCCAATAGATGGAACCGCTcaaaatgctaattaaacGGGGTTTGGCATAGGATAAACTTTAAATGAACTGCCAGCCAACAGAATGACAGCCAGTGTCGGCGATggatgcaaaacaaaaacacacaaaaatagccAAATATTTTCCGCCGTTTAATGAAAAACTTGGGCGGGCGAATGTCAGGCaaaaaacggcaacaaaactgaaaagtTTCGGGCCATATCAGTGGCAGTTGGGCGGAAGGGGGGAGTGGTGAGAGGATGGCACTGCAATTTACCCTCAAACcagaaaaccaaagaaaactcaaacccaaaaTGAGTCCCCGGATGTGGTAAGAACAaagatgctgccgctgccgctgccgcagctcccagctaaaccaacaaaatattatccaacagcaaaacgaaaagatGTTGCCGCCTGTTGgccctctgctctgctctgctgtgctctgTTCAAACCGCAATACAGATAAAGGCCAAATTACTTTCTGGCCAAGAAGCAGCCCATAACCACAAGGACCACAACTTGAAAACCATcggacaaacaacaaacttcagcttcagcccCACACTTCCCATCGACCAAGTTGTAGTTTTTGAATGCCTCCGTCGAGATCCTTCGGGGAAAACCTGCACAGCAGCTGGAAGCCTGCCCCTGGGATCCCTTAGACACGGGGGCTGATTGGTGATTGgctctctgtctggctgttGTGTAtcggtgtgtgtggtgtgtgatTTATAAAGATCTACTGGAGGCCAAAGTgtgagacagacagagggtTATGACTGCCACTTAACTGCGTACTGCGGGGAGGTTGGAGTTGAAACTACTGTGAAACTACCTATAACAGATCCCCAAAGGTTTACAGAGTTTACAGGGATTTTCTTCTGCCTCAAATGAGGGAATTTGTGTATGAAGAACGGGGAAGGCAATGAGATTTGATGTGAATGATTTAAGGCCTAGGCAAGGGCTACTTTTGGGGCCTAAAATAAGTAAGAAACATTTGCAGTAGTTTAAAGGAGTTGCAGGAAAGGAGCTCCACCCAAAACATTCCATAAAAAACACACCAAAAATTGTCATAAATCTCTCGAAAACTTGTCACACTTTCCACCCCAAAGCCCACTTTAAACACCGTAAAAACCTTCTTCTAATTACTCGCTAAAGATTTCCCAGCTTCCATTtagaaaacttttccctttAAGCGCGG from Drosophila subobscura isolate 14011-0131.10 chromosome O, UCBerk_Dsub_1.0, whole genome shotgun sequence encodes:
- the LOC117896373 gene encoding sodium-independent sulfate anion transporter, yielding MYPQLETDAEAQEKATAQSLLATRQTQTEDEKPPPIPKWKRRLHRHVPVTQWLPMYSTEWGIDDFIAGITLGLTIIPESMACALLAGLPARYGLCSAFIGPLIYMVFGSIDKVIIGPTSLVALVSVQFTVGRPIEFAFLLTFLSGIVQIIMGALRLGFIFEFISMPVIKAFSSATAILVIESQLKVLLGIKYLVAGLLSSVTTLSSRIDESNMADLIMGICAIVFLLLLELLERVARNENHGKVLRICCRYLSTSRNTLIVLIAGIVTYIWLQETGQVPYALSQNALATLPNFTIPSLEIETPARNYTFWEILKELNMGIIVIPIVGILTNISIGKLTPKGLVDTNQELLTVGLCNMFGSCVQAMPSSGAFTRYAISTACGLKTPMANLYLGIIVLLALSYLSPYFNFIPEATLAAILICSIITLLDFKLPLRLWRDSKRDFATWLLCFCVCVLFGVEVGLFVSIVVTALHLLFLWARPEVRVKIEELDEMQYIRVTPGNGIYFPAINYLRERVLKACTQADFGITVVIDGHRITGLDYTAAQGISKLSSDLCRQADAASSTLLILYRFPEHLKRLIDHTENLVFCETEDKVREFLTQESLRNGYINLKEHIRASIDLGYKIDID